In a single window of the Drosophila subpulchrella strain 33 F10 #4 breed RU33 chromosome X, RU_Dsub_v1.1 Primary Assembly, whole genome shotgun sequence genome:
- the LOC119558344 gene encoding serine protease SP24D, with product MLPYWIFLLLLCGQEILGEHKNESAIEPRIVGGTKAKEGQFPHQISLRLRGNHYCGGAIISATHVITAAHCVRDGNNVIPADLWSIQAGSLHISSGGVRIPVAEVIVHPGYTEYGDYDLAVVRLQSPLTFDSNIAAIPLATEDPPNCASVDISGWGYIAEKGPSSESLLFARVTSVSRKLCKLFYYPWLPETMICLVHTKDKGACYGDSGGPATYNGKVVGLASLLLTGGCGGAGPDGYQRISRLRGWIAEKAGL from the exons ATGTTACCCTACTGGATTTTTTTGCTACTGCTTTGTGGACAGGAGATCCTGGGCGAACATAAAAATGAATCTGCCATAGAACCCCGCATTGTGGGCGGAACCAAGGCGAAGGAGGGTCAATTTCCCCACCAGATTTCCCTGCGTCTTCGAGGAAACCATTATTGCGGTGGTGCTATAATCTCGGCCACCCATGTCATCACCGCGGCCCATTGTGTGAGGGATGGCAATAACGT AATTCCGGCGGATCTGTGGTCAATTCAGGCGGGCAGCCTACACATCTCGAGCGGAGGAGTTAGAATTCCTGTGGCTGAGGTTATTGTGCATCCCGGGTACACGGAATACGGGGATTACGATCTGGCCGTGGTGCGTCTGCAGAGTCCCCTGACCTTTGACTCCAATATCGCCGCCATCCCACTGGCCACCGAGGATCCGCCCAACTGTGCCTCTGTGGACATTTCCGGTTGGGGCTACATCGCCGAAAAGGGTCCCTCCTCCGAAAGTTTGTTGTTCGCCAGGGTTACGAGTGTGTCGCGGAAGCTGTGCAAGCTGTTCTACTATCCCTGGTTGCCGGAGACCATGATATGCCTGGTCCACACGAAGGACAAGGGGGCCTGCTACGGCGACTCCGGCGGACCGGCCACCTACAACGGCAAAGTGGTGGGCCTGGCCAGTCTGCTGCTCACCGGCGGCTGCGGAGGAGCGGGTCCAGATGGCTACCAGCGGATATCCAGGCTGAGGGGCTGGATCGCCGAGAAGGCGGGCTTGTAA